One region of Camelina sativa cultivar DH55 chromosome 6, Cs, whole genome shotgun sequence genomic DNA includes:
- the LOC104790387 gene encoding glycosyltransferase family 92 protein RCOM_0530710-like isoform X1, translating into MKVRRKLGGGCGGDIVVSWRMFFWFVILFVISFVLFSTIFIFKGRFRPVVRSTISFSTAVTTREVLGDSVTSSSSSSSSPAVTIREAVKLPEQTLVFLKYPHSRRLFTKDDLVCVFSDSSKLRKTYPTAVDRDKFGGQIVRCPETPRGYGVSLTVSRWTSDEHLPAGPTHRWDWLVYDAVIDYDNSTVVFVKGLNLRPGRVADVSRYECCVYGWDFTKHNRLIRSDVISAAQEIVRCRTPLAVLDPPKTAHGPVKVSVRIKGGTGMLPSIAQPGRIIKPPRKKPFQMCVCTMTRNAAAVLREWVMYHAGIGVQRWFIYDNNSDDDIIAEIENLVSRGYNISRHFWPWIKTQEAGFSNCAIRAKRDCDWVAFIDVDEFYYIPSGESLPSVIRNYTASDSIGEIRTPCHSFGPSGLRSRPREGVTTGYTCRVFLPERHKSIIRPEAMNATLINVVHHFHLRDEFNFTDVDKVIMVINHYKYQVWEVFKEKFYRRVATYVADWQNEENVGSRDRAPGLGTRPVEPPDWSERFCEVNDTGLRDQVFEMFKNTKTQRFIWEKNDDDEVIKRMVNETPTGVATNRSGDGSKEAPTARDKNGENGEIFISPRFKSAAAMAGWDEEDLIAGFVVEDTPERSSSKRRRRSDLLFKSTPPSGSSRRKQRVKQSLVPLPVIDLDKVIRHEEERSAEKKKKKKEIEAIKQEEKKKIVKDDKIPSEQNSTSLLLPCIDKLRDELSCAICLEICFEPSTTTCGHSFCKKCLRSAADKCGRKCPKCRQLIGNGRYCTINTVLWNTIQLLFPKEVEAQRAASAANSRGMETPSPKDPNQRLRSRNRETASFQERFQREDLSRLLVSEERSERSERRSRNASMRLDQDRDAALALRLQRQEFASAFGVTAPETSSSSVSNLSLARANLRAMASRAVRRQG; encoded by the exons CGGTGGTTCGTTCGACGATAAGCTTCTCAACGGCTGTAACGACGAGGGAAGTTCTTGGCGACTCTGTaacatcgtcttcttcttcttcttcttctccggcggTTACGATTCGTGAAGCGGTGAAGTTACCTGAGCAAACTCTGGTTTTCCTAAAATACCCTCATTCTCGTCGGTTATTTACGAAAGACGATCTCGTCTGCGTTTTCTCCGATTCGTCGAAGCTACGGAAAACGTATCCGACGGCTGTGGATAGAGACAAATTCGGAGGTCAGATCGTACGGTGTCCCGAGACGCCACGTGGCTATGGCGTATCGCTTACTGTTTCGAGATGGACGTCGGATGAGCATCTACCCGCTGGACCAACTCACCGGTGGGATTGGCTTGTTTACGACGCCGTGATCGACTACGATAACTCTACGGTGGTTTTTGTTAAGGGGCTTAATCTACGGCCAGGACGAGTTGCTGACGTGTCGAGATATGAGTGC TGCGTGTACGGCTGGGATTTCACGAAGCATAATCGGTTAATAAGATCAGATGTTATCTCCGCGGCTCAGGAGATTGTACGTTGTAGAACACCGTTGGCTGTTTTGGACCCCCCGAAAACGGCCCATGGGCCTGTTAAAGTCTCGGTTAGAATCAAAGGAGGAACTGGTATGCTTCCTTCGATCGCTCAACCGGGTCGGATCATTAAACCTCCGCGGAAGAAACCGTTTCAGATGTGCGTTTGCACCATGACGCGAAACGCAGCCGCGGTTTTGAGAGAGTGGGTGATGTACCACGCCGGGATCGGCGTTCAACGGTGGTTCATCTACGATAACAACAGCGACGACGACATAATCGCCGAGATCGAGAATCTCGTTAGCCGCGGTTACAACATCTCTAGACATTTCTGGCCGTGGATCAAAACTCAAGAAGCCGGATTCTCCAATTGCGCGATCCGTGCAAAGAGAGATTGCGATTGGGTTGCGTTTATCGACGTCGACGAGTTCTACTACATCCCTTCCGGTGAATCCTTACCTTCTGTCATCAGAAATTACACAGCCTCTGACTCGATCGGCGAAATTCGAACGCCGTGCCACAGTTTCGGACCGTCGGGTTTGAGATCTCGGCCTAGGGAAGGAGTCACGACGGGTTACACTTGCCGTGTTTTTTTACCGGAGAGACACAAGAGCATAATCCGACCGGAAGCGATGAACGCGACGCTGATCAACGTCGTTCACCATTTTCATCTTAGGGATGAGTTCAACTTTACCGACGTGGATAAGGTCATAATGGTAATTAATCATTACAAGTATCAGGTCTGGGAGGTTTTCAAGGAGAAGTTTTACCGGAGAGTCGCGACTTACGTGGCGGATTGGCAAAACGAAGAGAACGTCGGGTCGAGAGATCGAGCACCCGGTTTAGGAACCCGACCCGTTGAACCACCCGATTGGTCTGAGAGATTCTGTGAGGTGAATGATACGGGGCTTAGAGATCAGGTCTTTGAGATGTTCAAGAACactaaaacgcagcgttttattTGGGAGAAAAATGATGACGATGAAGTTA ttaaaa GAATGGTGAATGAAACACCAACGGGAGTTGCTACTAACCGATCCGGAGATGGATCGAAGGAGGCACCGACCGCGAGGGATAAGAACGGTGAGAACGGAGAGATTTTCATCAGTCCGAGATTCAAATCGGCGGCGGCTATGGCGGGTTGGGACGAAGAGGATTTGATCGCTGGCTTTGTGGTCGAGGATACACCTGAAAGAAGTTCTTCTAAGCGAAGGAGACGTTCTGATTTGTTGTTTAAATCAACCCCTCCTTCAGGTTCTTCAAGAAG GAAGCAGCGAGTTAAGCAAAGTCTTGTTCCGTTACCTGTTATTGATCTTGATAAAGTAATCAGGCATGAAG AAGAAAGATCtgcagaaaagaagaagaagaagaaagagatagaagcaattaaacaagaagagaagaagaagatagttaAAGATGACAAGATTCCCTCAGAGCAGAACTCAACTTCTCTTCTGCTTCCTTGCATAGATAAGCTTCGAGATGAATTGTCTTGCGCG ATTTGTCTTGAGATTTGCTTTGAACCCAGTACTACAACTTGTGGACACAG CTTCTGCAAAAAGTGTTTGCGATCTGCCGCCGACAAGTGTGGAAGGAAATGTCCTAAATGCAGGCAACTAATAGG AAATGGAAGATATTGTACGATTAATACGGTTCTTTGGAACACGATCCAGCTTCTGTTCCCTAAAGAAGTCGAAGCACAAAGAGCTGCTTCTGCTGCTAACTCGAGAGGCATGGAGACGCCGAGTCCTAAAGATCCTAATCAAAGGCTAAGAAGCAGGAACAGAGAAACTGCGTCGTTTCAAGAGAGGTTTCAGAGGGAGGATCTTTCGAGATTGCTTGTATCTGAAGAGAGAAGCGAGAGGAGCGAGAGAAGGAGTAGAAACGCAAGTATGAGGTTGGACCAAGATAGGGATGCCGCATTAGCCTTGCGGTTGCAGCGGCAGGAGTTCGCGTCTGCGTTTGGCGTAACGGCGcctgaaacttcttcttcatcggttTCTAACCTGTCGCTAGCAAGAGCTAACCTGCGAGCTATGGCGTCAAGAGCTGTTCGCAGGCAAGGGTGA
- the LOC104790387 gene encoding glycosyltransferase family 92 protein RCOM_0530710-like isoform X2 — translation MKVRRKLGGGCGGDIVVSWRMFFWFVILFVISFVLFSTIFIFKGRFRPVVRSTISFSTAVTTREVLGDSVTSSSSSSSSPAVTIREAVKLPEQTLVFLKYPHSRRLFTKDDLVCVFSDSSKLRKTYPTAVDRDKFGGQIVRCPETPRGYGVSLTVSRWTSDEHLPAGPTHRWDWLVYDAVIDYDNSTVVFVKGLNLRPGRVADVSRYECVYGWDFTKHNRLIRSDVISAAQEIVRCRTPLAVLDPPKTAHGPVKVSIRIKGGTGMLPSIAQPGTGMLPSIAQPGRIIKPPRKKPFQMCVCTMTRNAAAVLREWVMYHAGIGVQRWFIYDNNSDDDIIAEIENLVSRGYNISRHFWPWIKTQEAGFSNCAIRAKRDCDWVAFIDVDEFYYIPSGESLPSVIRNYTASDSIGEIRTPCHSFGPSGLRSRPREGVTTGYTCRVFLPERHKSIIRPEAMNATLINVVHHFHLRDEFNFTDVDKVIMVINHYKYQVWEVFKEKFYRRVATYVADWQNEENVGSRDRAPGLGTRPVEPPDWSERFCEVNDTGLRDQVFEMFKNTKTQRFIWEKNDDDEVSYKIGSSAQNRIARKIRKQFHKAQ, via the exons CGGTGGTTCGTTCGACGATAAGCTTCTCAACGGCTGTAACGACGAGGGAAGTTCTTGGCGACTCTGTaacatcgtcttcttcttcttcttcttctccggcggTTACGATTCGTGAAGCGGTGAAGTTACCTGAGCAAACTCTGGTTTTCCTAAAATACCCTCATTCTCGTCGGTTATTTACGAAAGACGATCTCGTCTGCGTTTTCTCCGATTCGTCGAAGCTACGGAAAACGTATCCGACGGCTGTGGATAGAGACAAATTCGGAGGTCAGATCGTACGGTGTCCCGAGACGCCACGTGGCTATGGCGTATCGCTTACTGTTTCGAGATGGACGTCGGATGAGCATCTACCCGCTGGACCAACTCACCGGTGGGATTGGCTTGTTTACGACGCCGTGATCGACTACGATAACTCTACGGTGGTTTTTGTTAAGGGGCTTAATCTACGGCCAGGACGAGTTGCTGACGTGTCGAGATATGAGTGCGTTTACGGCTGGGATTTCACGAAGCATAATCGGTTAATAAGATCAGATGTTATCTCCGCGGCTCAGGAGATTGTACGTTGTAGAACACCGTTGGCTGTTTTGGACCCCCCGAAAACGGCCCATGGGCCTGTTAAAGTCTCGATTAGAATCAAAGGAGGAACTGGTATGCTTCCTTCGATCGCTCAACCGG GAACTGGTATGCTTCCTTCGATCGCTCAACCGGGTCGGATCATTAAACCTCCGCGGAAGAAACCGTTTCAGATGTGCGTTTGCACCATGACGCGAAACGCAGCCGCGGTTTTGAGAGAGTGGGTGATGTACCACGCCGGGATCGGCGTTCAACGGTGGTTCATCTACGATAACAACAGCGACGACGACATAATCGCCGAGATCGAGAATCTCGTTAGCCGCGGTTACAACATCTCTAGACATTTCTGGCCGTGGATCAAAACTCAAGAAGCCGGATTCTCCAATTGCGCGATCCGTGCAAAGAGAGATTGCGATTGGGTTGCGTTTATCGACGTCGACGAGTTCTACTACATCCCTTCCGGTGAATCCTTACCTTCTGTCATCAGAAATTACACAGCCTCTGACTCGATCGGCGAAATTCGAACGCCGTGCCACAGTTTCGGACCGTCGGGTTTGAGATCTCGGCCTAGGGAAGGAGTCACGACGGGTTACACTTGCCGTGTTTTTTTACCGGAGAGACACAAGAGCATAATCCGACCGGAAGCGATGAACGCGACGCTGATCAACGTCGTTCACCATTTTCATCTTAGGGATGAGTTCAACTTTACCGACGTGGATAAGGTCATAATGGTAATTAATCATTACAAGTATCAGGTCTGGGAGGTTTTCAAGGAGAAGTTTTACCGGAGAGTCGCGACTTACGTGGCGGATTGGCAAAACGAAGAGAACGTCGGGTCGAGAGATCGAGCACCCGGTTTAGGAACCCGACCCGTTGAACCACCCGATTGGTCTGAGAGATTCTGTGAGGTGAATGATACGGGGCTTAGAGATCAGGTCTTTGAGATGTTCAAGAACactaaaacgcagcgttttattTGGGAGAAAAATGATGACGATGAAGTTAGCTATAAAATAGGTTCGTCAGCCCAGAATAGAATAGCTCGAAAGATTAGAAAACAGTTTCATAAAGCCCAATAG